GGCCTCGTCCCTTCTGCATCCCTCCAACGTAGGCCCCTCCCGGCTCTTGTGTCAGGAACTTTTGCCTACCTACTTAGGAGGTGCGCGTCCGGCTGGAGCTCCAGGGGCGCTCAGGAGAGGCGCTGTCGCTCCAGGTGCCGAGCTCTCTCGGGGCCGGCCATGACTTCCGGATCGTCTCGGACGTGGAGGCCCGGGATGGCGCGGGAGCCCCTGTCCCGGTGGTCGTCCGCTCGCTCAATCACTGGGAGTTCCAGGTGCCGGCGGATGGTCGGCTCGTGGTCAGCTACCGGGTGAGGACCGATGTCGAGGCGCACGGGCTCCAGCTCGGCCAGTCGGGCGGCGGAGAGATGCCAGCGTTGGACGAGCGCCAGCTCTTCCTCCCGGGCGCCCTGGTGCTCCTGGCTCCGCCGAAGACTCATGCCGTGCGGGGGCCCATCCCCGTCGAGTGGCAGCTGCCTCCCGGCTGGCAGGCCCTCACGCCCTTTGGGGACGCGGCGCCGGATCTGCCTGCCCTCCTCGACAACTACCTGGCGGCCGGGAAGTTCAGCCTCGCGACGACGCAGGTGCCTGGAGGGCTTCAGCTCGACATCGCCTGGTTCGGGGAGGGAGATGTGGCCCGGTCGGAGCTCTCTCCCAGGCCAGCGAGCGCTTCTTCGAGGACGGCCCTGCCCGTCGGCTCTCCTACGACGGTGGGATGGTGGTGGCGTTCCTCTGTGACGTGGAGCTGCGCTCGCGAGGGCTCGGTTCGCTGGAGCGCTTCCTCGACGACCTTCCTCCAGGACGTCACGTCGAGGGATGGGGGCTCAGGACTTCGCCATGCGGATCTTCTGCTCGCTCTTCTCGCGGCAGAACGTGCAGAAGGTGGGCTCGCCCTGGCCGAACGACGGCGTCCAGGGCGGGTACATCGAGCAGCGCGGATCCAGGCAGTGGTGCAGCTCCCACAGGTGCCCCAGCTGGTGCAGCGCGTGCCGCGCCACCGGCTTGAACCCCACCTCCAGGTCCTTGTACCCGGCGCTGGTGATGATCGCCTTGTCCTTGCCGAACTTCGAGAAGCCGTTGGTCGGCGCGGTGCCGCTCGGCAGCTCGCGCTCCTTCAGCTTCCGGGCCGTCAGGTACAGCACCTTGTCGTCCTTGTAGGCCCGAATGCCCTTCACCGCATCCAGCAGCTTCTCGGCGTCGAGCGGCTCGGGAAAGCCCGCCGGCAGCTCCACCTGGCCGGAGTGCTCGCTGCCCACGCCGAACGCCGTGTAGAGCGTTCGGCTGAACTTGGCCAGCTGCTTGTCATCGTAGGCGTCCAGCGTCACCACGCGAATCACGGAGCATCTCCTCGGCCACTACTCGGTCTCACCCTCGGGCTTCTTCTTCGGCGGACGGCCCCGCTTCTTCGGCGCCGCCGGCACCGCGGCCTCACCCTCGGGCTTCGGCTTGGGCGGACGGCCCCGCTTCTTCGGCACCGCGGGCGCCGCCGCGGCCTCACCCTCGGGCTTCGGCTTGGGCGGACGGCCTCGCTTGCGCTTCGGAGGCTCACCCTCCGCGCCCGCCTCGGCGGCGGCCGGCTCGCCCTCCGCCTTGGCCGTCTTCTTCTTGGTGGCCTTGGGCGCCTCCTCCTCGTCCTCGGAGGCGGCTTCCTCGCCAGAGGACTCCTCCTCCTCGGGCGGGGCCTCCTCCTCGTCCGGAGGCAGATCCAGCTCGCCGTCCAGCCCCAGCAGCCCGCCGTCCAGCCCCAGGTCCTCGTCATCCTCCCCGCGCGGCTTGAACTCGGCCACGGTGCGCTTGGGCCGCTCGCGGCCCGGCGGGAAGAGGACGATGTCGATCGAGTCCTCGGCGTTCACCTCGGGGATGTTGAGCGCGGCGGCGACCTCGGACACCAGCAGGTGGCGCGCGTTGTCGTAGAGCTCGCGCTCCTTGGTGGGCAGCGGCCGCAGCTCGCTGAGCACCTGCAGGCCCTTGACCACCTCGGCCAGGCCGAGGATGCCGCCCTGGGTCATCCGGTCCAGGTTCGTGCGGGCGCGCTGCTTCCAGTCCAGGTCCGCCTTGTCGCTGTCCGAGCGCAGGAAGGAGTAGATCTCCTCCACCTCCTCGGGCGTGGCCACCTTGCGCACGCCAATGGTCTGCACCTTGGCCTGTGGCACCATCACCACCGCGCCGTCTTCCTCCCGGCGCATGGTGACGAAGGTCAGCTTCTGACCGGCCACCTCCTTCACGTCGATGGCCGAGACGAGGCAGACCCCCTGGTTCGGGTACACCACCCGGTCACCGACCGCGAGCTGAAGTCCTTCTGGCATGTCCCCCTCGAGGGCGAAAGCAACGAGCGCGCAAGCATCGGTCGTAGCACCGAGCGCCGCCGGATGCCACGAGTTTACCGAGCGAGGGCCGCCGTGCGCGCTTCAGAACGTTGGCCCGCCAGCACCGCCCGCATCACCTCGTGCAGGCGCGCGTCCACCTTGGCCTCGAGCTCCGCGTCG
This genomic stretch from Hyalangium gracile harbors:
- a CDS encoding CarD family transcriptional regulator — translated: MPEGLQLAVGDRVVYPNQGVCLVSAIDVKEVAGQKLTFVTMRREEDGAVVMVPQAKVQTIGVRKVATPEEVEEIYSFLRSDSDKADLDWKQRARTNLDRMTQGGILGLAEVVKGLQVLSELRPLPTKERELYDNARHLLVSEVAAALNIPEVNAEDSIDIVLFPPGRERPKRTVAEFKPRGEDDEDLGLDGGLLGLDGELDLPPDEEEAPPEEEESSGEEAASEDEEEAPKATKKKTAKAEGEPAAAEAGAEGEPPKRKRGRPPKPKPEGEAAAAPAVPKKRGRPPKPKPEGEAAVPAAPKKRGRPPKKKPEGETE